One segment of Castanea sativa cultivar Marrone di Chiusa Pesio chromosome 3, ASM4071231v1 DNA contains the following:
- the LOC142626770 gene encoding cytochrome P450 CYP749A22-like, which translates to MVTIGILAICLSCSLCLYLVLALIRQLNKLWWTPIRIQHQMHSQGINGPPYKFFYGSNKDVSNMKKEAMVKPMDLSHDILYKAQPHIHAWIKKYGKNFLLWNGSQPELIVTEPELIKEILNNRDNTYVKEKPGGYIDKLLGDGLVFSTGEKWTKMRKLANNAFHAESLKNLIPAMITSAEVMLERWKIYEGKEMEVFEEFTLLTSEVISRTAFGSSYLEGRNIFEMLTKLTMITARNTYQLRIPVISKFYKTKDDIEADELEKGIYNRVLEIIKNTEFGSSTGGHFLQLLLTAHHDANVSQRISIKDLVDECKTFYFAGQETTNNLLTWSVFLLSLHTDWQEKARQEVLSLFGHQNPTPEGITKLNTMSMIINEALRLYPPAISILRKVERKATLGKLTLPANLIVNVSNFAVHHDPDVWGEDVNLFKPERFSEGVAKATNNNVAAFIPFGMGPRICVGSNFTPTEAKVVLSMILQRYAFTLSPTYVHLPFQLFTLRPLNGVQVILHSL; encoded by the exons atggttactaTTGGAATCCTTGCTATCTGTCTTTCATGCTCTCTGTGTCTGTACTTGGTCTTAGCTCTCATCCGGCAACTTAACAAACTGTGGTGGACTCCTATTCGcatacaacatcaaatgcattCACAGGGAATTAATGGTCCTCCCTACAAGTTCTTCTATGGAAGCAACAAAGATGTTTCCAACATGAAAAAAGAAGCCATGGTCAAGCCAATGGATTTATCACATGACATATTGTACAAAGCTCAGCCTCATATTCACGCatggataaaaaaatatg GGAagaattttcttctttggaaTGGCTCTCAACCTGAATTGATCGTTACTGAACCAGAGCTTATCAAAGAGATACTGAACAATAGAGACAATACTTATGTTAAAGAAAAGCCTGGAGGCTACATAGACAAGCTCTTAGGAGATGGACTTGTGTTTTCTACCGGTGAAAAATGGACAAAGATGCGGAAACTAGCCAACAATGCCTTCCATGCAGAGAGCCTCAAA AATCTGATTCCAGCAATGATCACTAGTGCGGAGGTAATGCTAGAAAGGTGGAAAATTTATGAAGGTAAAGAGATGGAGGTGTTTGAAGAATTTACGCTATTGACATCAGAAGTGATTTCCAGAACAGCTTTTGGAAGTAGTTACTTAGAAGGGAGGAACATTTTTGAGATGTTGACGAAATTGACCATGATAACAGCCAGAAATACTTATCAACTCAGGATTCCTGTCATCAG CAAATTTTATAAAACGAAGGATGATATTGAAGCAGATGAGCTTGAAAAAGGAATATACAACCGTGTATTAGAGATAATTAAGAATACAGAGTTTGGTAGCAGTACTGGGGGTCATTTTCTTCAGTTACTTCTAACGGCTCATCATGATGCCAATGTTAGCCAAAGGATTTCAATAAAAGATTTGGTGGATGAGTGCAAGACATTTTACTTTGCCGGGCAAGAAACTACTAATAATTTACTTACCTGGAGTGTATTTCTTCTATCACTCCACACAGATTGGCAAGAGAAAGCAAGACAGGAGGTGCTCAGTTTATTTGGGCATCAAAATCCAACTCCAGAAGGAATCACAAAACTCAATACC ATGAGCATGATCATCAATGAGGCTCTAAGGTTATATCCTCCAGCAATTTCAAtactaagaaaagttgaaaGGAAAGCTACACTGGGGAAGCTCACTCTTCCAGCGAACCTAATTGTGAACGTCTCCAACTTTGCTGTCCACCATGACCCCGACGTATGGGGAGAGGACGTAAATCTTTTCAAGCCAGAGAGATTCTCAGAAGGTGTAGCCAAGGCTACTAACAACAACGTAGCAGCTTTTATACCCTTTGGAATGGGACCTCGAATTTGTGTCGGTTCAAACTTTACCCCCACTGAAGCAAAGGTTGTTCTCTCCATGATTTTACAACGCTATGCCTTCACCTTGTCCCCAACCTATGTCCATTTGCCATTTCAGCTTTTTACCCTTCGCCCACTAAACGGAGTTCAAGTAATTCTACACTCACTTTGA
- the LOC142627302 gene encoding cytochrome P450 CYP749A22-like has translation MGAVEILVISLTSSLCLYFVLTLIRGLHKLWWTPINMKSQLSSQGIKGPSYRFFHGSTKEIFNMKKEAMSKPMNLSHDIFSTILPHVHSWVDKYGNNYLQWFGPKAELVVTEPELIKDIMNNRDNAYPKPETGNYTKKLLGDGLVTSEGEKWAKMRKLANYAFHAESLKNMIPSMISSVEVMLERWKHHEGKEIEVSEEFRLLTSEVISRTAFGSSYLEGKNIFQMLMKLTLISSRNAFKLRFPGISKIYKTNDEIESEELVKGIHNAILEIIKKREEKVMTGEGNSIGGDFLQLLVEAHHDTNTSLKISIEDLVDECKTFYIAGQETTSTLLVWTIFLLAIHTDWQEKARKEVLNLFGQQNPNSDGITKLKTMGMIINESLRLYPPIIAIRRKVEREVRLGELTLPANLLLYIPALVPHHDPKIWGEDVHLFKPERFSEGIAKATNNNIAAFFPFGIGTRTCVGLNFATTEAKIALSMILQRYAFTLSPAYVHSPLHLLTIRPQHGVQVMLHSL, from the exons atgggTGCTGTTGAAATCCTTGTAATCAGTCTTACAAGCTCCCTGTGCCTGTACTTTGTCTTAACTCTCATCCGGGGCCTTCACAAACTATGGTGGACTCCAATTAACATGAAGAGTCAATTGAGTTCACAGGGAATCAAAGGTCCTTCCTACAGATTCTTCCATGGAAGCACCAAAGAAATTTTCAACATGAAAAAAGAAGCCATGAGCAAGCCAATGAATTTATCACATGACATTTTTTCCACAATTCTACCTCATGTTCACTCGTGGGTTGACAAATATG GTAATAATTATCTTCAATGGTTTGGCCCTAAAGCTGAACTGGTCGTTACTGAACCAGAGCTAATTAAAGACATAATGAACAATAGAGACAACGCTTATCCAAAGCCAGAGACCGGAAACTATACGAAGAAACTCTTAGGAGATGGGCTTGTGACTTCTGAAGGGGAAAAATGGGCAAAGATGCGGAAACTTGCTAATTATGCCTTTCATGCAGAGAGCCTTAAA AATATGATTCCATCAATGATCAGTAGCGTTGAGGTGATGCTAGAAAGATGGAAACATCATGAAGGAAAAGAGATTGAGGTATCTGAAGAATTTAGGCTATTGACATCCGAAGTGATTTCAAGGACTGCTTTTGGGAGCAGTTACTTAGAAGGGAAGAACATTTTTCAGATGTTGATGAAATTGACCTTGATATCATCCAGAAATGCTTTTAAACTCAGGTTTCCAGGCATCAG taaaatttataaaactaatgATGAAATTGAATCGGAGGAGCTAGTAAAAGGAATACACAATGCTATATTAGAGAtaataaagaagagagaagagaaggtAATGACTGGAGAGGGCAACAGCATTGGGGGTGATTTTCTTCAACTACTTGTAGAGGCTCATCATGATACCAATACTAGCCTAAAGATTTCAATAGAAGATTTGGTGGACGAGTGCAAAACATTTTACATTGCTGGTCAAGAAACCACGAGTACTTTGCTTGTGTGGACTATATTTCTTCTAGCAATCCACACAGATTGGCAAGAAAAAGCAAGAAAGGAGGTGCTCAATTTATTTGGCCAACAAAATCCAAACTCGGATGGAATCACAAAACTCAAGACT ATGGGTATGATCATCAATGAGTCTCTAAGGTTATATCCACCCATAATTGCAATAAGAAGAAAAGTTGAAAGGGAAGTTAGACTGGGGGAGCTCACTCTTCCAGCTAATTTATTATTGTACATCCCAGCTCTTGTGCCTCACCATGATCCCAAAATATGGGGAGAAGACGTGCATCTTTTCAAACCAGAGAGATTCTCCGAAGGTATTGCCAAGGCTACTAACAACAACATAGCTGctttttttccctttggaaTAGGGACCCGAACTTGTGTGGGGTTGAATTTTGCGACAACTGAAGCAAAGATTGCTCTTTCCATGATTCTACAACGCTATGCCTTCACCCTTTCCCCAGCCTATGTCCACTCACCATTACATCTTCTTACCATTCGCCCACAACATGGAGTTCAAGTGATGCTACACTCATTGTAA